From Microcebus murinus isolate Inina chromosome 15, M.murinus_Inina_mat1.0, whole genome shotgun sequence, the proteins below share one genomic window:
- the TPMT gene encoding thiopurine S-methyltransferase, with protein MDNTKTLLDIKEYPDTEVQKNQGLTLEEWQDKWVNRNIAFHQEQGHQLLKKYLDTFLKGESGLRVFFPLCGKAVEMKWFADLGHSVVGVEISELGIREFFTEQNLSYSEEPITEIPGAKIFKSSSGNISLYCCSIFDLPRTNIGKFDRIWDRGALVAINPGDRECYADIMSSLLRKGFRYLLAVMSYDPTKHPGPPFYVPDAEIKRLFGTICNIHCLEKVDVFEERHTSWGIDYIFEELYLLTEK; from the exons ATGGATAATACAAAAACTTTGCTTGATATTAAAGAGTACCCTGATACTGAGGTACAGAAAAACCAAGGACTAACTCTGGAAGAATGGCAAGACAAGTGGGTGAACCGCAATATTGCATTTCATCAAGAACAAGGACATCA gcTATTAAAGAAGTACTTGGATACTTTTCTTAAAGGCGAGAGTGGACTGAGggtattttttcctctttgcgGAAAAGCAGTTGAGATGAAATG GTTTGCAGACCTGGGACACAGTGTAGTTGGTGTGGAAATCAGTGAACTTGGGATACGAGAATTTTTTACAGAGCAGAATCTTTCTTACTCGGAAGAACCTATCACAGAAATTCCTGGAGCCAAAATATTTaag AGTTCTTCAGGGAACATTTCATTGTACTGTTGCAGCATTTTTGATCTTCCCAG AACGAATATTGGCAAATTTGACAGGATTTGGGATAGAGGAGCATTAGTTGCCATTAATCCTGGTGATCGTGAATG CTACGCAGATATAATGTCGTCCCTCCTGAGAAAAGGGTTTCGGTACCTCCTGGCTGTTATGTCTTATGATCCGACTAAACATCCAG GCCCACCGTTTTATGTTCCAGATGCTGAAATTAAAAGGTTGTTTG gTACAATATGCAATATTCATTGTCTGGAGAAGGTTGACGTTTTTGAAGAACGACATACAAGTTGGGGAATTGACTATATTTTTGAAGAGTTATATCtacttacagaaaaataa